A genome region from Nocardia sp. NBC_01730 includes the following:
- the eccCa gene encoding type VII secretion protein EccCa has protein sequence MSTVRFQRRARREMPRLPGGEVTLQPPPEIPRVTPGNLVMKLMPVVMVIGMVGMMALMFTQGGGIASNPMGMMFPVMMLFSMVTMFAGQGGGKGQKAAEANEDRKDYLRYLDQVRRDVDETARQQRASVEWSHSEPGLIWMLAGTSRMWERRAGDKDFCHARIGIGGQRLATRLVAPETGPVEELEPIAAVSLRRFVRAHSTVPDLPTAIAVKGFATIALDGDRGEARDMTRAMLVQLCMFQAPDQVLVAVVCGADTAREWEWTKWLPHTQHPDAQDGIGTQRMFYGSIREAMAGLHPLLGNRVRYSRNQPANANMVHIAIVVDGGLLEAEDDQLRESGYEGVTIIDLCGYAPRLAVSRGIKMIVENGECVGRGATGNQERFALIDRISPQQAQQVARRLAPYRAATQRSSDMETDDSEVISTWSQLVGLGDIGAFNPEHAWRPRYGRERLRVPFGVGADGLPVELDIKEAAENGMGPHGLCIGATGSGKSEFLRTLVLSLLATHSPDQLNLVLVDFKGGATFLGLDGVPHVAAVITNLEEEADLVDRMKDALEGEMNRRQGVLRAAGNFANVSEYEKARAAGADLDPLPALFVVLDEFSELLTQHPDFAELFVMIGRLGRSLHVHLLLASQRLEEGKLKGLESHLSYRIGLKTFSANESRQVLGVPDAYNLPNHPGGGYLKADSGEIQRFQASYVSGPYVGGGSPRDITIATQSGEIDIKARPFTATQVGFRAADRVPLPPEPSLEPQHDEDGEQLSNVNMLVSRIRGHGRPAHEIWLPPLDEAPTLDQLIPRSILTGEHSAVATLRAPIGIVDRPYDQRRDPMVVDLSGARGNVAVVGGPQSGKSTALRSLIMAMSLTHTAEQVQFYCLDFGGGTLASLLGLPHVGSVASRLDEDQVRRTIAEMMTIVRQREARFRHLGIESMTEFRRLRSMDPAGSPAAAGAHEDPFGDVFLVIDGFGSIRQDFEMLEQTIMNLAVQGLSYGVHVVIALARWAEARPALKDQIGTRIELRLGDPMDSDLGRKFASLVPQGRPGRGMTPECLHMLTSLPRIDGSANPDNLGQAVGETVAAIARLTPGRPAPQVRMLPEQLPREQLLLLAGDWPSQVDPNTKCTRIPFGINESELAPVHIDFAESPHFIIIGDTESGKTTLLSSLIEGIAASNTPDQARFILGDYRRSMLGLVPEGYLAGYGSTAPQFTQNMNDLAAYVSKRTPGPDVTPQQLRERSWWTGPELYVIVDDYDLVSTSAGNPVQALVEHLPHARDLGFHLVIARRSGGASRAMYEATLARMKDLGSAGLIMSCSRDEGVLMGSTRPSLMPPGRGTLITRNGEGLVQSAWMPLP, from the coding sequence ATGAGCACTGTCCGCTTCCAGCGCCGTGCGCGCCGCGAGATGCCGCGTTTGCCCGGTGGCGAGGTCACGCTGCAGCCGCCGCCCGAAATCCCCCGGGTGACACCGGGAAACCTGGTGATGAAGCTGATGCCGGTCGTGATGGTGATCGGCATGGTCGGCATGATGGCCCTGATGTTCACCCAGGGCGGCGGCATCGCGTCGAACCCGATGGGCATGATGTTCCCGGTCATGATGCTGTTCTCCATGGTCACCATGTTCGCGGGCCAGGGCGGGGGTAAGGGGCAGAAGGCCGCGGAGGCCAACGAGGACCGCAAGGACTACCTGCGTTATCTCGACCAGGTCCGCAGGGACGTCGACGAGACCGCGCGGCAGCAGCGCGCGTCGGTCGAATGGAGCCATTCCGAACCGGGATTGATCTGGATGCTCGCGGGCACCAGCCGTATGTGGGAGCGCCGCGCGGGCGACAAGGATTTCTGCCACGCCCGCATCGGTATCGGTGGTCAGCGCCTGGCCACCCGGCTGGTCGCGCCGGAGACCGGCCCGGTCGAAGAGCTCGAGCCGATCGCAGCGGTCTCACTGCGCCGCTTCGTGCGCGCCCACTCGACAGTGCCCGACCTGCCGACCGCGATCGCGGTCAAGGGCTTCGCCACCATCGCGCTGGACGGCGACCGCGGCGAGGCGCGGGACATGACCCGAGCGATGTTGGTGCAGCTGTGCATGTTCCAGGCACCGGACCAAGTGCTCGTCGCCGTCGTCTGCGGAGCGGACACCGCGCGGGAGTGGGAGTGGACCAAGTGGCTCCCGCACACCCAGCATCCGGACGCACAGGACGGCATCGGCACCCAGCGCATGTTCTACGGCTCGATCCGGGAAGCCATGGCTGGCCTGCATCCATTGCTCGGCAATCGGGTTCGGTACTCCAGGAACCAGCCCGCCAATGCGAACATGGTGCACATCGCGATCGTCGTCGACGGGGGTCTGCTCGAGGCCGAGGACGATCAGCTGCGCGAATCCGGCTACGAGGGCGTCACGATCATCGATCTCTGTGGCTACGCGCCGCGCCTCGCGGTGTCCCGCGGCATCAAGATGATCGTGGAGAACGGCGAGTGCGTCGGCCGCGGCGCGACCGGCAATCAGGAACGCTTCGCGCTCATCGACCGGATCAGCCCGCAGCAGGCCCAGCAGGTGGCGCGCAGACTCGCGCCATATCGCGCGGCGACCCAGCGCAGCAGTGACATGGAAACCGATGACTCCGAGGTGATCTCGACCTGGAGCCAGCTGGTGGGCCTCGGCGACATCGGCGCGTTCAACCCGGAGCACGCCTGGCGTCCGCGTTACGGCCGGGAACGCCTACGCGTTCCGTTCGGCGTCGGTGCCGACGGCCTTCCGGTCGAATTGGACATCAAGGAGGCCGCCGAGAACGGCATGGGCCCGCACGGATTGTGCATCGGCGCCACCGGTTCCGGTAAGTCGGAGTTTCTGCGCACCCTTGTGCTCAGCCTGCTCGCCACCCACTCGCCGGACCAGCTGAACCTGGTGCTCGTCGACTTCAAGGGCGGTGCGACCTTCCTCGGTCTCGACGGTGTGCCGCACGTCGCCGCCGTCATCACCAACTTGGAGGAGGAAGCCGACCTCGTCGACCGCATGAAGGATGCCCTGGAGGGCGAGATGAACCGCCGCCAGGGGGTGCTGCGCGCGGCGGGCAACTTCGCGAACGTCTCCGAGTATGAGAAGGCGCGCGCCGCGGGCGCAGACCTCGACCCGCTGCCCGCCCTGTTCGTCGTGCTCGACGAGTTCTCCGAACTGCTCACCCAACACCCGGATTTCGCGGAGCTGTTCGTCATGATCGGCCGCCTCGGCCGCTCACTGCACGTGCATCTGCTGCTCGCCTCGCAGCGCCTGGAGGAAGGCAAGCTCAAGGGCCTGGAGAGCCACCTGTCCTATCGGATCGGTCTGAAGACGTTCTCCGCCAACGAATCCCGCCAGGTCCTCGGCGTGCCCGATGCCTACAACCTGCCGAACCACCCCGGCGGCGGCTATCTGAAGGCGGACTCGGGCGAGATCCAGCGCTTCCAGGCCTCCTATGTCTCCGGCCCGTACGTCGGCGGCGGCTCGCCGCGCGACATCACCATCGCCACCCAGTCCGGCGAAATCGACATCAAGGCACGGCCGTTCACCGCGACACAGGTCGGCTTCCGCGCCGCGGACCGCGTTCCGCTGCCACCCGAGCCGAGTCTGGAACCCCAGCACGACGAGGACGGCGAGCAGCTGTCCAACGTGAACATGCTGGTCTCCCGGATCCGCGGGCACGGCCGCCCGGCCCACGAGATCTGGCTGCCGCCGCTGGACGAGGCCCCCACGCTCGACCAGCTCATCCCTCGCTCCATACTCACCGGCGAGCACTCGGCGGTGGCCACCCTGCGCGCCCCGATCGGCATCGTCGACCGCCCCTACGACCAGCGCCGCGACCCGATGGTCGTCGACCTGTCCGGCGCCCGCGGCAACGTCGCCGTCGTCGGCGGTCCGCAGTCCGGCAAGTCGACCGCGCTGCGCTCCCTGATCATGGCGATGTCGTTGACGCACACCGCCGAACAGGTGCAGTTCTACTGTCTGGACTTCGGTGGCGGCACGCTCGCCAGCCTGCTCGGATTGCCGCACGTCGGCTCGGTCGCGAGCCGGTTGGACGAGGATCAGGTCCGGCGCACCATCGCCGAGATGATGACTATCGTTCGGCAGCGCGAGGCGCGGTTCCGCCATCTCGGCATCGAGTCGATGACGGAGTTCCGCCGTCTGCGTTCGATGGATCCGGCTGGCAGCCCGGCCGCGGCCGGCGCGCACGAAGATCCGTTCGGCGACGTATTCCTGGTGATCGACGGCTTCGGTTCGATCCGCCAGGACTTCGAGATGCTCGAGCAGACCATCATGAACCTCGCGGTGCAGGGCCTGTCCTACGGTGTGCACGTGGTCATCGCCCTCGCCAGGTGGGCCGAGGCGCGCCCGGCGCTCAAGGACCAGATCGGCACCAGAATCGAACTGCGCCTGGGCGATCCGATGGATTCCGATTTGGGCCGCAAGTTCGCCTCGCTGGTCCCGCAGGGCCGACCAGGCCGCGGTATGACGCCGGAGTGCCTGCACATGCTGACCAGCCTGCCGCGCATCGACGGCAGCGCGAACCCCGACAACCTGGGTCAAGCGGTCGGCGAGACGGTCGCCGCAATCGCCAGGCTGACGCCGGGCCGTCCGGCGCCGCAGGTCCGCATGCTGCCCGAGCAGCTCCCGCGGGAGCAGTTGCTGTTACTGGCGGGGGACTGGCCGTCGCAGGTCGACCCGAACACCAAGTGCACGCGAATCCCGTTCGGCATCAACGAGTCCGAGCTGGCGCCGGTCCACATCGATTTCGCCGAGAGCCCGCACTTCATCATCATCGGCGACACCGAATCGGGTAAGACGACGCTGCTGAGTTCGCTGATCGAGGGCATCGCCGCGTCGAACACCCCGGATCAGGCGCGCTTCATCCTCGGCGACTACCGGCGCTCCATGCTCGGTCTGGTCCCCGAGGGCTACCTCGCGGGCTACGGCTCGACGGCGCCGCAGTTCACTCAGAACATGAATGATCTGGCCGCCTACGTCAGCAAGCGCACCCCGGGCCCGGACGTCACACCCCAACAGTTGCGGGAACGATCCTGGTGGACCGGCCCGGAACTGTATGTCATCGTCGACGACTACGACCTGGTGTCCACCTCGGCGGGTAACCCGGTGCAGGCGCTGGTGGAACACCTGCCGCACGCCCGTGACCTTGGATTCCACCTGGTCATCGCCCGCCGCTCGGGTGGAGCGAGCAGGGCGATGTACGAGGCTACGTTGGCCAGGATGAAAGACCTCGGCTCGGCGGGTCTGATTATGAGCTGTAGCCGCGACGAGGGTGTGCTCATGGGCAGTACGCGGCCGAGCCTCATGCCGCCGGGGCGTGGCACCCTCATCACGCGCAACGGTGAGGGATTGGTGCAGTCGGCCTGGATGCCGTTGCCCTGA
- a CDS encoding type VII secretion-associated protein, whose translation MSTVELVVTEARVWARGATTHWDVPPSIVLSSNGFDLIVGQPLTPPTAVSSAVQFIPADVIALTPRAPSVVDGLSAVFAAVFENLGTAGPCERIILICPTDWGSPRRSVLDQAARGFAADVAFEDMAVRSVVVDEGTSHSSRTLVLEFGTLTTTASAVIRDHHGVHIESCEHEPTLVLAEIAAESRAFDDLCALIDRLLGGRPVDLAQVVGVSDPVLLELLGAAVQQASGTAVEVRAVAGPDLIRSRRPEPVYPQDAAPTRTQTEWMRPLRDRAAAQRPSHHRTAGYVAAVAVVAVAVFAGVILLGRSSDTATTAGVPMTSAVVEPTDLTPPSVPTASAPEAVGRISFQLPEGWRIVSAPGDGKSRIDLTPEDGSRHRMTVVQTALVAGSGYEQVAANLEAQVAQRPNGALSDVKREVVFGGRSGLAYTERPLDGSTVRWHVLLEHGIQVSVGCQYVGESGPELSNTCERFGSSVHVIE comes from the coding sequence ATGTCCACCGTGGAGCTGGTGGTCACGGAGGCACGTGTCTGGGCACGTGGCGCGACCACACATTGGGACGTACCGCCCTCGATCGTCCTGAGCAGCAACGGGTTCGACCTGATCGTCGGTCAACCGCTGACACCGCCCACTGCGGTGAGTTCGGCTGTTCAGTTCATCCCGGCGGACGTGATCGCGCTGACGCCGCGTGCACCGTCGGTGGTCGACGGGTTGAGCGCTGTCTTCGCCGCTGTGTTCGAGAACCTCGGCACAGCGGGGCCCTGCGAGCGAATCATCCTCATCTGCCCGACCGATTGGGGTTCGCCGCGCCGCTCGGTACTCGACCAGGCGGCACGGGGATTCGCGGCCGATGTTGCGTTCGAGGACATGGCGGTGCGGTCGGTCGTGGTCGACGAAGGCACCAGCCACAGCAGCCGTACTCTGGTCCTGGAGTTCGGCACGCTGACCACAACGGCGTCCGCGGTGATCCGCGACCACCACGGTGTCCACATCGAATCCTGCGAGCACGAGCCAACTCTCGTTCTCGCTGAGATCGCCGCGGAATCGCGCGCGTTCGACGACCTGTGCGCGCTGATCGACCGCCTGCTCGGTGGCCGGCCCGTCGATCTCGCTCAGGTCGTCGGCGTATCCGATCCGGTGCTGCTCGAACTGCTCGGCGCAGCCGTCCAACAAGCCTCCGGCACCGCGGTCGAAGTGCGCGCTGTAGCAGGCCCCGACTTGATCCGTAGTCGTCGGCCGGAACCGGTCTACCCGCAAGATGCCGCACCAACCCGGACACAGACCGAATGGATGCGGCCGCTGCGCGATCGTGCTGCCGCGCAGCGGCCGAGCCACCACCGGACCGCGGGTTACGTCGCCGCTGTCGCTGTAGTCGCTGTCGCCGTATTCGCCGGTGTCATCCTGCTGGGCCGCTCGAGCGACACGGCCACCACGGCGGGGGTGCCGATGACCTCCGCCGTGGTGGAGCCGACTGACCTCACTCCGCCGTCGGTTCCTACCGCTTCCGCTCCGGAAGCGGTCGGTCGCATCAGCTTTCAGCTCCCCGAAGGATGGCGTATTGTCTCCGCGCCCGGCGACGGAAAGTCGCGCATCGATCTCACCCCGGAGGACGGCTCCCGGCATCGAATGACCGTCGTGCAGACAGCCCTGGTCGCAGGCTCCGGCTATGAACAGGTCGCGGCCAACCTCGAAGCTCAGGTGGCGCAACGCCCGAACGGTGCGCTGAGCGATGTGAAGCGAGAGGTGGTCTTCGGCGGACGTTCCGGACTCGCGTACACCGAGCGTCCCCTGGACGGATCAACGGTTCGCTGGCACGTGTTGCTGGAGCATGGGATACAGGTCAGCGTGGGGTGTCAGTATGTCGGTGAGAGCGGGCCGGAACTATCGAATACCTGCGAGAGATTCG